A genomic segment from Kwoniella shandongensis chromosome 8, complete sequence encodes:
- a CDS encoding 26S protease regulatory subunit 7, whose amino-acid sequence MAPKEDWEKYDKKVTDEKEEKIVALDESDIQILKTYGQGPYSLALKKIENELKEIQKRVNEKMGVRESDTGLASANLWDVAADRQRQGQRPLQVARCQTIIKATEPPPSDRPLNPQDGAGAGNPEGDKYVISIKQVAKFVVGLGEQVAPTDVEEGMRVGVDHTNYKIMIPLPPKIDPSVTMMQVEERPSITYADVGGCKEQIEKLREVVELPLLEPERFANLGIEPPKGVLLYGPPGTGKTLCARAVANRTDSTFIRVIGSELVQKYIGEGARMVRELFEMARSKKACIIFFDEVDAIGGARFDDGAGGDNEVQRTMLELINQLDGFDSRGNIKVIMATNRPDTLDPALLRPGRLDRKVEFSLPDNEGRTHILKIHGKSMSVERDIRYDLIARLCPNATGAELKSVATEAGMFAIRARRKVATERDFLDAVEKVIRQGTKFSSTALYAQYN is encoded by the exons ATGGCACCCAAGGA GGATTGGGAGAAGT ACGACAAGAAGGTGaccgatgagaaggaggagaagattgtcg CTCTTGATGAGTCCGATATTCAGATCCTCAAGACATAT GGACAAGGACCTTATTCTCTCGCtttgaagaagatcgagaatgagctcaaggagatccAAAAGCGAGTCAacgagaagatgggagtgagaGAATCCGACACTGGTTTGGCCAGTGCGAACTTGTGGGATGTGGCTGCGGACAGACAAAGACAAGGTCAAAGACCTTTACAAGTCGCCAGATGTCAAACGATCATCAAAGCTA CCGAACCACCTCCCTCAGATCGACCTCTCAACCCTCAAGATGGAGCAGGTGCCGGAAATCCCGAAGGTGACAAATACGTCATTTCCATTAAGCAGGTGGCAAAGTTTGTGGTCGGTTTGGGAGAACAGGTTGCTCCGACcgatgtcgaggagggtATGCGAGTTGG TGTCGACCATACTAACTACAAAATCATGATTCCCTTACCGCCAAAGATCGACCCCTCAGTTACTATGATGCAG GTCGAAGAGAGACCATCGATCACCTACGCCGATGTTGGAGGATGTAAGGAGCAGATCGAGAAACTGCGAGAGGTAGTGGAGTTGCCCTTGTTAGAG CCCGAGCGGTTTGCCAACCTTGGTATTGAGCCTCCAAAGGGTGTGCTTCTTTATGGTCCTCCTGGTACAGGTAAAACCCTTTGTGCTCGAGCTGTCGCCAACCGAACAGACAGTACTTTCAtcagag TCATCGGTTCCGAGCTTGTACAGAAATACATCGGTGAAGGTGCCCGAATGGTTCGAGAATTGTTCGAGATGGCTCGATCGAAGAAGGCctgtatcatcttcttcgacgaaGTGGATGCTATCGGAGGAGCCAGATTCGATGATGGTGCAGGAGGTGATAACGAGGTGCAGAGAACCATGTTGGAGTTGATCAACCAGCTGGATGGGTTCGACTCGAGAGGAAATATCAAGGTCATCATGGCTACcaacag ACCCGACACTCTTGACCCTGCATTGTTGAGACCGGGACGACTTGACCGAAAAGTCGAGTTCAGCTTGCCCGACAACGAGGGCAGAACACACATTCTCAAGATTCATGGAAAGAG TATGAGTGTCGAGCGAGATATCCGATACGACCTTATTGCTCGACTGTGTCCCAACGCGACTGGTGCAGAGCTCAAATCGGTCGCtacggag GCTGGAATGTTCGCCATCCGAGCTAGGAGAAAAGTAGCTACTGAGAGAGATTTCTTGGATGCGGTGGAGAAGGTCATTAGACAGGGTACAAAGTTCTCAAGT